The Leptospira kmetyi serovar Malaysia str. Bejo-Iso9 genome includes a window with the following:
- a CDS encoding LBF_4227 family protein produces MAKKRKQDSSQESYDNEYTKRGNDLKSHFLSLVDSILEYFQTLLLYGQKFLTKRFQAGIQAYIFLKIGLFFLAFGSFGLLGALFVFLYRISGGDFLIASLGTGGASFFLSVIFLWLAASSLKIKDRS; encoded by the coding sequence ATGGCAAAAAAAAGAAAACAGGATTCCTCGCAGGAATCGTATGACAACGAATATACGAAAAGAGGAAACGATCTCAAATCGCATTTCCTCTCTTTGGTCGATTCCATTCTGGAATACTTCCAAACCCTACTTCTCTACGGTCAAAAATTCTTAACAAAACGATTTCAAGCGGGAATCCAAGCCTACATCTTTCTCAAGATCGGTTTGTTCTTTCTCGCGTTCGGTTCGTTCGGTTTATTGGGAGCGTTATTCGTATTCTTGTATAGAATTTCCGGAGGGGATTTTCTCATCGCAAGTCTCGGAACGGGCGGCGCCAGTTTTTTTCTCTCCGTTATCTTCCTTTGGTTGGCCGCTTCTTCTCTTAAGATCAAGGATCGTTCATGA